Genomic DNA from Bacillota bacterium:
AACATTTTAGATTTTGTCGTCACCTGGATCGAAAACCACATCCTTAAGGTTGATAAGCGCATCACCGGTGACGACCAGATTCCAGCTAAGTAAATCACAGCAGACTTATAACAGACATAAAGGACTAGAAGCCAAACAGCTATAGACAGAAATAGAGCGTACTACTAAGGCTGCATCGCTATTGCCCTGATAAGAACGAAAAAGCCGGCACTTGGAGTGTTTCCAAGTGCCGGCGCTGTCTAGCTTAAAAAGACACAATCATGCCGTTTCTCCCAGCATAAGTGGCCATGGTGGATCCCATGGTATTTATAATCACATCTTTAGGCTTATACTCCGTCAAGATAGCATCTTTTAAGAAATTCGCGTCTTCTAGGTTATCCACGTGGGTGATGCCGAAAGTCCGCTGGGCCAGATCGCTTCTTCTTTCACCGATAATCTCAATGACTTGGTTGAGAAATCGCCTTCGGCCCCGCACTTTCTTCTTGAGCTCAACGGCGCCTTCAACCCCTTCCAACAGCACCTTAATATTCAGGACCTTGGCCAACGAACCCTGAAACTGGCTGAGCCGGCCGCCCTTTACAATGTTCTCCAGGGTATCCAGCAGAATCAGGATGGTCATGTCCGCTCGAAAAACCTCCAACTCCTTAACGATATCATCAAGCAAACTGCCTGTCGCCGCCAATTCTGCCGCTCTAAGTACCTGGAGCCCGTGGCCCAAAGAGCCGGCCAAAGTATCGAACACAACAGCTTTGTTTCCAACCATCTCGTTTCCAGTGCAAGCGGATTGATATGTACCGCTGAGTTTAGAAGAAA
This window encodes:
- a CDS encoding DegV family protein, with product MLRLVTDSSADLPKELIQKHEIEVVPLKVLVGGKEYTEGVDITPHEFYQRMFAASTLPKTSQPSPADFAQVFRRLSAEGDNILCLTISSKLSGTYQSACTGNEMVGNKAVVFDTLAGSLGHGLQVLRAAELAATGSLLDDIVKELEVFRADMTILILLDTLENIVKGGRLSQFQGSLAKVLNIKVLLEGVEGAVELKKKVRGRRRFLNQVIEIIGERRSDLAQRTFGITHVDNLEDANFLKDAILTEYKPKDVIINTMGSTMATYAGRNGMIVSF